From Rhodococcus antarcticus, the proteins below share one genomic window:
- a CDS encoding glycoside hydrolase family 13 protein, with protein MTPPTPPWWSTAVVYQVYPRSFADSDGDGIGDLRGVLSHLDHLAALGVDVVWLSPIYRSPQDDNGYDISDYRDVDPVFGTLADLDELLATLHARGMRLVMDLVVNHTSDEHPWFVESRSSTTNPKRDWYVWRGGRDGGERPPNNWGAAFSGPAWDRDTTTGQWYLHLFSPKQPDLNWENPEVRAAVHEMVAWWLDRGVDGFRMDVVNFVSKVDGLPDGVVAPGALFGDGAPHFQNGPRLHEFLHELHERVFAGRPQAVLTVGEMPGVTVEQARLLTDPARAEVDMVFQFEHVGLDHGRDKWDPRPLELRELKANLARWQTGLADVGWNSLYWSNHDQPRAVSRFGDDSPAHRVASAMALGTVLHLHRGTPYVYQGEELGMTNAVFASLAEHRDLESLNHHREAVGAGADPDVVLAALAPASRDNARTPVQWTPGTSAGFSTGAPWIGVHPNHVDVNAEAARADPGSVFHHYRRLVELRHTDPVVTDGVFALLLAEHEQVWAFTRTTPTAQLLVVANVSSAPVTLDGAELAELGGLGGEVVLSSGPAGDRPAQLGAWEARVLRRRAAARDPSSTRGRSTTRLGR; from the coding sequence GTGACGCCGCCCACGCCGCCCTGGTGGTCCACCGCCGTCGTCTACCAGGTCTATCCGCGCAGCTTCGCCGACTCCGACGGTGACGGGATCGGCGACCTCCGCGGCGTGCTCAGCCACCTGGACCACCTGGCGGCCCTCGGCGTCGACGTGGTGTGGCTGTCGCCGATCTACCGCAGCCCGCAGGACGACAACGGCTACGACATCAGCGACTACCGCGACGTCGACCCCGTCTTCGGCACCCTGGCCGACCTCGACGAGCTCCTCGCCACCCTGCACGCGCGCGGGATGCGGCTCGTGATGGACCTGGTGGTCAACCACACCTCCGACGAGCACCCCTGGTTCGTGGAGTCCCGCTCCTCGACGACCAACCCCAAGCGTGACTGGTACGTCTGGCGGGGCGGTCGCGACGGCGGGGAGCGGCCGCCGAACAACTGGGGCGCCGCGTTCTCCGGGCCGGCCTGGGACCGCGACACGACCACGGGGCAGTGGTACCTGCACCTGTTCTCGCCGAAGCAGCCGGACCTGAACTGGGAGAACCCGGAGGTCCGTGCGGCCGTGCACGAGATGGTCGCCTGGTGGCTGGACCGCGGGGTGGACGGCTTCCGGATGGACGTCGTCAACTTCGTGTCCAAGGTGGACGGGCTGCCCGACGGGGTGGTGGCGCCCGGCGCGCTGTTCGGCGACGGCGCACCGCACTTCCAGAACGGGCCCCGGCTGCACGAGTTCCTGCACGAGCTGCACGAGCGGGTCTTCGCCGGACGCCCGCAGGCCGTGCTCACCGTGGGCGAGATGCCCGGGGTGACCGTCGAGCAGGCCCGGCTGCTCACGGACCCCGCCCGGGCCGAGGTGGACATGGTGTTCCAGTTCGAGCACGTGGGTCTCGACCACGGCCGCGACAAGTGGGACCCGCGGCCGCTGGAGCTGCGCGAGCTCAAGGCCAACCTCGCCCGCTGGCAGACCGGTCTGGCCGACGTGGGCTGGAACTCGCTGTACTGGTCCAACCACGACCAGCCGCGCGCGGTGAGCCGCTTCGGCGACGACTCCCCCGCCCACCGGGTGGCCTCGGCGATGGCCCTGGGCACCGTGCTGCACCTGCACCGCGGCACGCCCTACGTCTACCAGGGCGAGGAGCTGGGCATGACCAACGCGGTCTTCGCCTCCCTGGCCGAGCACCGGGACCTGGAGTCGCTCAACCACCACCGCGAGGCGGTGGGGGCGGGCGCGGACCCCGACGTCGTGCTCGCGGCCCTGGCGCCGGCCAGCCGGGACAACGCCCGCACGCCGGTGCAGTGGACCCCGGGGACGAGCGCCGGGTTCAGCACCGGCGCACCGTGGATCGGGGTGCACCCGAACCACGTGGACGTCAACGCCGAGGCGGCGCGGGCCGATCCCGGGTCGGTGTTCCACCACTACCGGCGCCTGGTCGAGCTGCGGCACACCGATCCGGTGGTCACCGACGGGGTGTTCGCGCTGCTGCTGGCCGAGCACGAGCAGGTGTGGGCCTTCACCCGGACGACACCGACGGCGCAGCTGCTGGTGGTCGCGAACGTCTCCAGCGCACCGGTGACGCTGGACGGGGCGGAGCTCGCCGAGCTGGGGGGCCTCGGCGGCGAGGTGGTGCTCTCCAGCGGCCCCGCCGGGGACCGACCCGCGCAGCTGGGCGCGTGGGAGGCCCGGGTGCTGCGTCGTCGAGCCGCCGCCCGGGACCCGTCGTCGACCCGCGGGCGGTCGACGACCAGACTGGGACGGTGA
- a CDS encoding DUF885 domain-containing protein, giving the protein MDETTLVREYLLLGLRFDRLEPGFVDAYTGDPALRRQTENEPVPEPAALAARAATLRTELPGAGLAAERERFLGVHLRALECSGQKMAGQGISFVDEVDAYFDVRISTGDEDSYRAAHRAMGDELPGDGPLAARLNAVRALEEVPPERLEVAVHAFSSALRDRVRTQFALPEDETVTYEVVGDKPWSGFNYYLGGNHSKVAINSDLTQRMSSLPHLVAHESYPGHHTEHCRKEAGIVAAGQLEQSLFLVNTPQCLMAEGLADLGLAAVVGPGWGVWAEEIFADLGLRFDGARAERLEVASAALVGVRQDAALMLHDQGADPDAVVAFLQRWLLVPAPRARQMLRFLSDPLWRAYTTTYVEGYRLLHAWLEARPADEPMGERYRRLLDEPLVPSSIRAELTA; this is encoded by the coding sequence GTGGACGAGACGACGCTGGTGCGCGAGTACCTCCTGCTGGGCCTGCGCTTCGACCGGCTCGAGCCGGGGTTCGTGGACGCCTACACCGGCGACCCGGCGCTGCGGCGGCAGACCGAGAACGAGCCCGTGCCGGAGCCGGCCGCCCTGGCCGCCCGGGCCGCGACCCTGCGGACGGAGCTGCCCGGCGCTGGGCTGGCGGCCGAGCGGGAGCGGTTCCTCGGGGTGCACCTGCGGGCGCTGGAGTGCAGCGGGCAGAAGATGGCCGGGCAGGGGATCAGCTTCGTGGACGAGGTGGACGCGTACTTCGACGTGCGGATCTCCACCGGCGACGAGGACTCCTACCGGGCCGCGCACCGCGCCATGGGCGACGAGCTTCCCGGCGACGGCCCGCTGGCCGCGCGGCTGAACGCCGTCCGGGCCCTGGAGGAGGTGCCGCCGGAGCGCCTCGAGGTGGCCGTGCACGCCTTCTCCAGCGCGCTGCGCGACCGGGTGCGCACCCAGTTCGCGCTGCCCGAGGACGAGACCGTGACCTACGAGGTGGTCGGCGACAAGCCGTGGTCGGGCTTCAACTACTACCTGGGCGGCAACCACAGCAAGGTCGCGATCAACTCCGACCTCACCCAGCGGATGAGCTCGCTGCCGCACCTGGTGGCCCACGAGTCCTACCCCGGCCACCACACCGAGCACTGCCGGAAGGAGGCCGGGATCGTGGCCGCCGGGCAGCTCGAGCAGAGCCTGTTCCTGGTCAACACCCCGCAGTGCCTGATGGCCGAGGGGCTCGCGGACCTCGGGCTGGCCGCCGTGGTGGGGCCGGGCTGGGGGGTGTGGGCGGAGGAGATCTTCGCCGACCTGGGCCTGCGCTTCGACGGGGCGCGGGCCGAGCGGCTCGAGGTCGCCTCGGCGGCGCTGGTGGGGGTGCGCCAGGACGCGGCGCTCATGCTCCACGACCAGGGCGCGGACCCCGACGCGGTGGTGGCGTTCCTGCAGCGGTGGCTGCTGGTGCCCGCGCCGCGCGCGCGGCAGATGCTGCGGTTCCTCTCCGACCCCCTGTGGCGGGCGTACACCACCACCTACGTCGAGGGCTACCGGCTGCTGCACGCCTGGCTCGAGGCGCGCCCGGCCGACGAGCCGATGGGCGAGCGCTACCGCCGTCTGCTCGACGAGCCCCTGGTGCCGTCCTCTATCCGCGCCGAGCTCACCGCCTGA
- a CDS encoding PhoH family protein produces MTAVRTASAPSTAGTSGNHPRPPHHPVKTYVLDTSVLLSDPWAITRFAEHDVVLPLVVISELEGKRHHPELGWFARESLRLLDDLRLTHGRLDQPITVTDVGGSLHVELNHTDPSVLPSGFRTDTNDARILACSLNLAAEGRDVVLVTKDTPLRVKAGAVGLPADEYRAQDVVNSGWTGMAELAVRQADVDALFESGRIDLDEARDLPCHTGVRLLAGTQSALGRVGADKQVVLVRGEREAFGLHGRSAEQRIALDLLLDESIGIVSLGGRAGTGKSALALCAGLESVLERRSHRKVVVFRPLYAVGGQDLGYLPGSEAEKMGPWGQAVFDTLEGMADPGTIEEVLARGMLEVLPLTHIRGRSLHDSFVIVDEAQSLERNVLLTVLSRLGTGSRVVLTHDVAQRDNLRVGRHDGVAAVIEKLKGHPLFAHITLTRSERSPIAALVTEMLEEFGPGMP; encoded by the coding sequence GTGACCGCTGTCCGCACTGCGTCCGCCCCCTCCACCGCCGGCACGTCCGGCAACCACCCTCGCCCGCCCCACCACCCGGTCAAGACCTACGTCCTGGACACCTCCGTCCTGCTCTCGGACCCGTGGGCCATCACCCGCTTCGCCGAGCACGACGTCGTGCTGCCCCTGGTGGTCATCTCCGAGCTGGAGGGCAAGCGCCACCACCCCGAGCTCGGCTGGTTCGCCCGGGAGTCGCTGCGCCTGCTCGACGACCTGCGCCTGACCCACGGTCGTCTCGACCAGCCCATCACCGTCACCGACGTCGGGGGCTCCCTGCACGTCGAGCTCAACCACACCGACCCGTCGGTGCTGCCCTCGGGCTTCCGGACCGACACCAACGACGCCCGGATCCTCGCGTGCTCGCTGAACCTGGCGGCCGAGGGGCGCGATGTCGTCCTCGTCACCAAGGACACCCCGCTGCGGGTCAAGGCGGGTGCGGTGGGCCTGCCGGCCGACGAGTACCGGGCCCAGGACGTCGTGAACTCCGGCTGGACCGGGATGGCCGAGCTGGCCGTGCGCCAGGCCGACGTGGACGCGCTGTTCGAGAGCGGGCGGATCGACCTGGACGAGGCTCGGGACCTGCCGTGCCACACCGGGGTCCGGCTGCTGGCGGGCACGCAGAGCGCCCTGGGGCGGGTGGGCGCGGACAAGCAGGTGGTGCTGGTGCGCGGGGAGCGCGAGGCCTTCGGGCTGCACGGGCGCTCGGCCGAGCAGCGGATCGCGCTGGACCTGCTGCTCGACGAGAGCATCGGGATCGTCTCCCTCGGCGGCCGGGCGGGCACGGGGAAGTCGGCGCTCGCGCTGTGTGCGGGCCTGGAGTCGGTGCTGGAGCGCCGGTCGCACCGCAAGGTGGTGGTGTTCCGGCCGCTCTACGCCGTGGGTGGCCAGGACCTGGGCTACCTGCCCGGCTCCGAGGCCGAGAAGATGGGTCCCTGGGGCCAGGCCGTGTTCGACACCCTGGAGGGGATGGCGGACCCGGGCACCATCGAGGAGGTGCTGGCCCGGGGGATGCTCGAGGTGCTGCCCCTGACCCACATCCGTGGCCGCTCGCTGCACGACTCGTTCGTCATCGTCGACGAGGCGCAGAGCCTGGAGCGCAACGTGCTGCTCACCGTGCTCTCCCGGCTGGGCACCGGCTCGCGGGTGGTGCTCACCCACGACGTGGCCCAGCGGGACAACCTCCGGGTGGGCCGGCACGACGGGGTGGCGGCGGTCATCGAGAAGCTCAAGGGCCACCCGCTGTTCGCGCACATCACCCTCACGCGCAGCGAGCGCTCACCCATCGCGGCCCTGGTCACCGAGATGCTGGAGGAGTTCGGCCCCGGGATGCCCTGA
- a CDS encoding CaiB/BaiF CoA transferase family protein, with translation MTTPPVTTAPAGPLDGVRVIDLSSVVMGPFACQILGDMGADVIKVESPAGDSTRRTIPQRNPGMGVLGLNVNRNKRSVVLDLKTPQGHTDLIALLRTADVMITNMRPGALARLGLDPASVAEINPRLVHCTAQGFRSDSAMADRAAYDEIVQSASGLTDLMRRATGTPTYVPTIMADKVCAMTIAYSVLGALVHQRATGQGQHVEVPMTDTLLAFTMVEHLAGDTYSPPLGSAGYTRALARNHAAVRTADGWACLLPYNERDIAVFFTAAGRPDLAADERFLSPAQRALHWDELYAAIAEVAPTRTTAEWEVLCTEHSVPMSRVLDVTTAVDDPYVQEGHLLDVHTHPTEGEYRVIASPVRFSATPTALRRHAPTLGQDTDEVLAELR, from the coding sequence GTGACCACCCCACCCGTGACCACCGCACCCGCCGGACCGCTGGACGGGGTCCGCGTCATCGACCTCTCCTCGGTGGTGATGGGACCTTTCGCGTGCCAGATCCTCGGCGACATGGGCGCGGACGTCATCAAGGTGGAGTCGCCGGCCGGGGACTCCACCCGTCGCACCATCCCGCAGCGCAACCCCGGGATGGGGGTGCTGGGGCTGAACGTCAACCGCAACAAGCGCTCCGTCGTGCTCGATCTCAAGACGCCGCAGGGCCACACCGACCTGATCGCGCTGCTGCGCACCGCGGACGTCATGATCACCAACATGCGTCCCGGTGCCCTCGCCCGGCTCGGGCTGGACCCGGCGTCGGTGGCCGAGATCAACCCGCGCCTGGTGCACTGCACGGCGCAGGGCTTCCGCAGCGACTCCGCGATGGCCGACCGCGCCGCCTACGACGAGATCGTGCAGTCCGCGTCCGGGCTCACCGACCTCATGCGTCGCGCCACCGGGACACCCACCTACGTCCCCACGATCATGGCGGACAAGGTGTGCGCCATGACCATCGCGTACTCCGTGCTGGGTGCGCTGGTGCACCAGCGGGCCACCGGGCAGGGCCAGCACGTGGAGGTGCCGATGACCGACACCCTGCTCGCGTTCACCATGGTCGAGCACCTCGCCGGGGACACGTACTCCCCGCCGCTGGGGTCGGCCGGGTACACCCGCGCGCTGGCCCGCAACCACGCCGCCGTGCGCACGGCGGACGGCTGGGCCTGCCTGCTGCCCTACAACGAGCGCGACATCGCGGTGTTCTTCACCGCCGCGGGGCGCCCCGACCTCGCGGCGGACGAGCGCTTCCTCAGCCCGGCCCAGCGGGCCCTGCACTGGGACGAGCTCTACGCCGCGATCGCCGAGGTCGCACCGACGCGCACCACCGCCGAGTGGGAGGTGCTGTGCACCGAGCACAGCGTCCCCATGTCCCGCGTGCTGGACGTGACGACGGCGGTGGACGACCCTTACGTGCAGGAGGGGCACCTGCTCGACGTGCACACCCACCCCACCGAGGGGGAGTACCGGGTGATCGCGAGCCCGGTGCGGTTCTCCGCCACGCCCACCGCCCTTCGTCGGCACGCCCCGACGCTGGGTCAGGACACCGACGAGGTGCTGGCCGAGCTGCGGTAG